The stretch of DNA AATTAGAATAGGGCTCATCAGATGTGACTTTATTCTTGACTCTAGTCAATAGAgggaaaagagtgtactcctaaAATGCACATATAGATACATAAGCATGTCAAGTGTGCTGCTTGGTGTTCAAATCACTCTAACCAGCAAGTAATTACATATGTGGTTTTCTTGCATGGAGCCCGAGATATCCCCCAGCTTACTACATGCTATCACCTTAATAGACAGAACTTTTGCTAGTTCATGCTGACAAGTAATACCCTTGTCCCATTCCATCCGAGAGACACTTTTGCTGATTTCGGCATCGCTAGACCTCTTATTATCACCCTCCTCTGCTccacttgcaagttgcaactccTATGACCAAACCGCCAGGATCCTTTTATTGAAAAACAAACCGCCAGGATCCTCAAGCTGGTTATTTTAAACCTCTACCTCTTACCTCCGCCCCACTCCCCTCTCCGTTCAGGGCATTTCAGTCGTAACAAAATGCCAAAAATCAGGTTTCATGGTTGCAATCGAGCCTATAAGTCATCAGGAGGTCTTAAATACCAAGATATGATATAGTTTCTAAATTGCCTGTTTTCTTATGAAAGGTTGATATTACGGGTTTTCTTTGCAGAGTTGCTCATTCCTGCAGTTCTCCTTCACATGAGGTTTTCTTGACTTCAACCATGTTGGCTCTCACAGCACCCAAATTGAGACCCATTGTTTATAGGTCTGGGGATGAATTAGTGACTTTGGATATTAATATCTTTATAAGAGAGTTATTCGTTTTGTGCTGTCTAGTTATGCGTGAAAACAAAACATTTCGCCTATTCGTTGACAGCAGAGAAAATTACCCTGGTCCCCTCTCATGCTGCAGTTCCAGAACTACGGACCAGTGACTATTCAACGCAGAGGCTCAATATTGCACATCCCTTTTTCAGCTCTCAAGAGTTACAAAGAACCAATACCATGCAAATGCAACAAAATTGCAATTCAGTAAAATCTCAATTCTCCGCTAACCTGATAAAGTTCCTCCGTTACTCGAGGTAAGATCGCCATTGGTGGTGCCACTATTTCCTCCAACTATTCCATGGGAGATAGCCTGCAAGCCGGAACCCCGAAGACTCTATCACTCAACAATCTGAAACGATTCACAATGCGAGACAGACTATCGCAAATGAACTGCTCACTAGTCACTCACTACCATGAATGTCGGACCCGCATCCACCAGCCGCCTCGCCTCCTCTCCGCCGCATCCACCGCCCCTGCGCCCAGCAAACCCGATCCCCGTTCCAAGGCCATCACTCGAGAGCAAAATAGCGGCGGCGAGAAGGTGAGGAGGGCCCGACCCCTCTCCATGTCGGCTGTGATCCGCCATGCTCCTTCCGCCGCCTGACATGCGCGCGCCCCATTCACGCACACCATTcctcgccaccggccgccgccaccagcgcgGCAGCCGAAGGCCCCGGCACCAGCATTAGCGGCGGAATTCGGAGCGCGAAGCCCTAGCGCAGGGTCGGCTCTCGCAGGGAGGTGGGTGGAGAGTGGAGACGGTGCGGTGCGGCTGCGCGAGCCGACGGCAGACCAAGGCGAGGCCAGCAGACTGGTGTGCTTGACGGCCATCATAATTTTGCAAAATGGCCCCTCCGGATCGCGACTATTCATCACGATCTAATTATTTGCAAATTAggccataaatattttttgGAACAAATTAGTCCACCAATATGGAAGCTCCAAATTTCGATCGTTTCCTTGtgtggattaaatcaaatatttACAATTTACAGTCGCGATCTTTGATTCTTGTTCGTGACAGGTCCAAACTTGTTGAATTGCACACCTTGTGTCGTGGCAGGCCACGTAGTCCGGTTGCGAAGTGCCAATGAGCCCGTGTGCCTCACATGTGCCTGTGTCTGGTCAACTTCTCCTCAAATCTTTCCGTGCCGCTTCAACTTTGTTTGTAGAGTTAAAGTTTGGAAAAGTGTAGCAACTCTGCAGGTAGCTATGCGTCCTTCTCTTTCATCGATCCGTTTGGTCACGAACCATTCCTACCGGACCTAAAACAGAAGCAATTAATTAATCAACAAGTAAACTGGATGATAAACTGGCATGAGTCAACATTAGCTCGGTTCGTGCAACCAACCTGACCAGATCTTCATCTACCACTCGAAAGTCGAAACCTTCTCCGATATATGTAGCATCAAGATCGCAGGATACTGCTTCAAATCCTTTTTTTCCCTCCAAAAAACCTGCACGCGCGTCAAATTTGCTACGCACCCGAGGGCGAAGCGTACGCCATGCTGAGGCGTCacaggatggcggcggcggcggcggcggtcacggcgctgctgctggccgcggcgccggcgtcggggcAGGTGGCGACGTCGTGCACGGCGTCGCTGATAACGACGTTCACGCCGTGCCTCAACTTCGTGACGGGGAGCACCAACGGCGGCGGGTCGCCGACGCAGCAGTGCTGCGGCTCGCTGGCGGAGATGGTCCGCACCGGCGCCGACTGCGCCTGCCTCATCCTCACCGGGAACGTGCCCTTCAGCCTCCCCATCAACCGCACGCTCGCCATCTCCCTCACCAGGCTCTGCGGCTCCATGTCCGTCCCGCTGCAGTGCAGAGGTTGGTTGCCATTGCAACGGACTCGCCACACTTAGCTTCCTGCACAATGAGATTCCAATCTTTCTCTAATGAACAAGATCGGTCACTGAAAGTTATCTTTTGTTTCATTTTGGTGTTCCGCAGACACGGCAACGCAAATCCCAGCTCCAGGTAATTTCATCTTCTTAGTTGAACAGGCAAATTTAAACTCAATACAGCTGTAGGTTAGCAGTGAACAGTTTAACTGAACTCTGTTGCAATTATAGGCCCTGTTGCGTTTGCTCCGGCGCTGCCACCTCTGCGTAAGGATCTCTGCTCACGCCGTGACATCAAAGATGCAAAGTTCCTTGTCTGAATTCTCACTGACAGATCTGATCAACACATTTTTGACAGCGCCGACTCCACCGGAATCTTCAGTGCCCGGCTCTCCGGTGGATCCCACGGCGACGTCTCCGGCGGCGGACTCGCCGCCGTTCCCCCAGAGGCCAGTGGTGGTGCCCAGCTCGGCATGGAGGAGTTCTCACGTGTCCATGGCCGCTGTCACCATTGTATTGTCGATAGCTGGATTCATTTTCGTTTGATTAGGATAACAGGATGTGATTTGTAGGATGAATGTGTTGTGTTTGTGTGGTTGAAGAAGGAAAATTATTACTACAAGGAGATTACTTTTCGGGGAATTGAGTTGGTAGTACAATCATAATTCTGTATATTAAAATAGTGATATATACTTCCAACTTCCAAGTCAGAATGAAATCTGTTTTTGTGCGGGAGACCATATATTTCAGTATCTTAAGAACAAAATCGcacaatatttttttgaatCGAGGATAACCCCATTTCCATTACACAACGGAAATAACAAGCGTTCGAGCTGACGACGGCGGGAAGGAGATGGGGGGAGAAAAGGAGGGGAAAACAACGAGAGGGAAAAGAGTCCCAAAATAAGTCTGAGCTTCAGACCACGTAGGACCCCCGGGTTTGTCATCCCCAGAACCTAGGATTCCTAGGATAAGTTTACTTATTACCAAGGTATAAAATCGCGGGCTAAGACGTTTAGCGGAAACCCTTCCAAAAAGCTAAGAGAGCTATAGCGAAAGCTATAGCGGGGCTATCAATTTAgcggtttgcaaaaaaaatatgcataatGTGGCCAATAACATCAGTAATGCAACCAATTTCAGCAAATTTTTCATAGCCATACGTCCATAATACATATAAAATTAGAAGCATCATTGGTCTAACATTCTAAAATAGACTCAACACGTCTCTTGACTGCCTAACTGTGCCCGTGATGCTTTGTCTATGGTCCACTCTAGTTATAttgattctttatttcttttggctACATCTTTAGCGGAAGTAGCGGACATTTATTATCACTAAATCCTATAAAAAACTCCTATAGCGGACATAGCGGACAAATATTGTATAGCGTAGCGGGAGATCTCTTAAAAAGCTAATAGCGGACAATAGCgagctattagcgggctatTTTATACCTTGCTTATTACAGCCCACAGAACACTGCAGAAGCTAGAAAGAGGACGAAATGCAACAGAAGTTTCACAGCAGTTAGGAGTGTGGATCACTCCTCATCATTCGTTGTCTCCTCTTGCGATGCCTGGGACGGAGCAGAATCGAGCAGCAACAGTGGAGAGGGGCGCCAAGGTTGCGTCGATGCCCAATGGACGTAGGAGAGAAGGGTCTTCACACCCTCCAGGATCTTGCCTTGCATCTCCTGGCCGTATAAACCTGACCAAAAGGACATAAGAGCACAAGCATACGTGATGATTTCAGTAGGGTTTTTAAGAGGTTTACTGTCGAAGCACGCCTCATTTCGACGTTTCCAGATTGCCCAACAAATGGCAGAGAGACCGAAAGTGTATATCCGGTTGCCACCGGGCAGCCATCGGCGTATCCAGTTTTTATACTGTGTCAGGGTACTAGGGATGTTGTTTGCACCTATACTGGTACCAACTATCCCCCAGGTTGCCTTGGCAACAGGACAAGTGAAGAATAAGTGTTCAATATTTTCATCAGCTGAACAGAAGAAACAGGCAGGGCTTCCCGACCAGTTTCTTTTgatcatattatctttggttAAGATGATACCATTCTCCACAAGCCACATAAaaactttgattctttgtgGGATTTTGGAGGACCAAATATGTGAAAAAGTTTGGCCAGAGTCGGTGGAGGTGATAATGTCATAGGCAGATTTGGTAGAAAAGTTGCCTTTCAGACCATTCTTCCAAAATATTAGGTCACGCGAGTTGTTGTAAGGGTATGAGAAAACTTCATCTATTATAGTGAGCCATGAGTCAAACAAGATCGGGGGTAGCCATCTGGAGAAGTTTAGCTGACCCCCCTTCAGCAGCACAGCGTGGATTGAGACATATTTGTCATAACAGATATCATAAAAAATAGGATGTAAGGTGCAGAGGGGTTTATCCTTCAACCATGCTTCCTCCCAAAATAGGATAGATTGACCATTGTTTACCTTTACAGATCTATTTCTCAGATAAAGATGTCTTATCTTTAATAGGTCAGTCCAGACAGGTGAGTCACTGGGTCTGTGTTTGATAGCAGCTATAGGGGATCCTTTTACATATTTGGCTTTGACAATGTTCTGCCATAGACCTTCTTCATTCTCCAGTCTCCACCACCACTTACACAGCAGGCTGATATTCATTTTTCTAATACTCTTGATTCCCAAACCCCCTTTTTTATTACTTTTGCAAACAGTCTCCCATCTAATTAGGTAATATTTTTTTCTGGGGCTATTGCCTTGCCAGAGGAATTTCCTCCTTTGTTTATCCAGAGTCTGTGTTGTTGTTTTTGGTAAGAGGTACATTGACATATGGTAAATGAATGTGCTAGATAGACTTGAGTTGATTAGAGTAATCCTACCAGCAATGGATAGGGAATTTCCCTTCCATGAGGAgagttttttttgcatttttgttCTCTAACATGGCCCAGTCCTTGACATGGAGCCTGCTTGGGTTGACAGGAACACCCAAATACCTTATTGGGAAAGTTCCAAGTTGGCAGTTGAAGATTTCAGCATACAGGTTGTGTTTCATGTCGTCTCCATGGATCGAGATGACTTCACTTTTaccaaaatttatttttaggcCAGACATTAGCTCATATAAGTAGAGAAGAAGCTTCAGATTTCTTGCCATGTCCACATCATCTTTTATGCAGATGATGGTGTCATCTGCATACTGCAATATAGCAACCCCTTTGGGGATGAGATTGTCAGGCAAACCACACAAGATATTATTTGACTGAGCCTATTGAACCATTCTTGCGAGGCAGTCAGCCACAAAGTTAAATAGGATTGGGAACAGGGGATCTCCTTGCCTGACTCCTTTGTGGCTTACAAAATAGGGTCCTTCAGTGTTGTTAAGTTTCACACAGACAGTTCCACCTGTAACCACCTTCCTGATCCAATCACACCATGTAGCACAAAAACCCCACTGTGATAGGCATTCAAACATAAAGTTCCAGTTTACTTTATCATAGGCTTTCTCGAAATCCAGTTTGAGAACAACCCCAACTTCATTTTTTTCTCTTAGTTTCATGTAGAATCTCATGTAGGGCCATAATACCATTCATTATATTCCTTCccttcaagaaggcagattgaGTTTTCAGAATTAGCTTGTCAGCCAAGAGTTCAAGTCTTATAGTCAGTACTTTAGTAATCCACTTATATAGGCAGTTTAGGAGGCAGATTGGCCTATATTGTTGAATTCTGGGagcatcatgcacctttggtaGAAGGGTTATGACACCATAATTCAGTCTATAAACATCAAGCTTCCCTTTGTGGAAGTCTTCAAATAGCTCCATAATGTCCCCCTTAATTATGTCCCAACATGTTTGGTAGAATTCGATGGGAATCTTGTCAGGGCCAGCTGCCTTGTTTTTCTCCATTGAGAACAAAGCAAATTTGATTTCATCTTCAGTGAAAGGACTAGATAACTTGTCATTTTCCTCCATAGACACTTTTTCTTCTGCATTCCACAAGGTTGGGTCCAGGGGGAAGGAGTTTCCTTCAGCCGGCCCAAAGAGGGTTTTATAATATTTAGTGGCATGAGCTAAAAGCTATGCATTCCCTTCAATTATTCTGCCTTCATCTTCCATTGAGATGATGAgattccttcttcttctcccagATGCCATTCTATGGAAATATTCAGTGTTCTTATCCCCCTCTCTCAGTTGCTTGTCATGAGATCTTTGTTGCCAATATATTTCCTCTTCCACATTAATCTTGAGCAATTCAGTAATCAGGTGAGCTTTGTGCATTACCTGAGTGATAGACAGtagcccttcttcttcttctaataACTCTAACTCAGATAGCTCCTCATgcatagctttttttttttttgctttttgttCACCTTGCCTGTTAAAGCCCCAGCCTTTGAAGAACTGTTTAAATCTCTTAAGTTTGATCTGTATCCTATTCAGAACAGTAGGTGCCCAACAGGGTTTATCCCAGATAGTTTGGACAATAGAAGTGAAGATCTGGTCTTTGAGCCAAACCAATTCGAATCTGAAAGGGATTTTGATTGGGGGTGGGGTGTTAAGGGTAGATAGGATAGAGGATTGTGACCAGAAACATCCCTGGGTAACTTGTATACAAAGGCATTTGGAACAAGAGATTCCCAATCTTTGCTGACTAGAATTCTGTCAAATCTTTCCAGAGTGGGATCAGCTTGATTATTAGACCAAGTGAATTTCCCCCACTCATATGGATATCTAGAAGGTCAAGTGTGGAGATGACACTGTTAAACATGTCAGTGTGCTTGTGCAGACTATTGTCCTTGTTTTTCTCGGAAAAGAATTTGATGATATTAAAGTCACCACCAACCAGATATGGGACATTGACACCATTATAGAATCTGACAAACTCTGCAAGGAACtcatttttgttttcttcctgAGCAGCTCCATAGATATTCAAGAAGTCCCATTTTCGCTTCAATTGCTTATCCCAAAGGTTAAGGTGGATTAGATATTTTCCTTCATGAAAGCCTCCCACATCCATCAGATCAAGGTTAACACCATTTAAGATGCCACCTGATCTGCCTCTGGATGGAATCCACTTCCAGAGGTAGGACCCCCTAGGATCAATTTTTCTTAGGGTTTTTTCTTCAATGTGCTCAACCATGGTTTCTTGGAGGCCAATGAAATGAAAGTTATGTTCCAGAATGAGATtttggaggaaggaggagacaCCTTTTTTTATGCCCCTACAGTTCCAAATTAAGCCTTTCATGatgttttagtttattttttgtttcttttcgtccTTAAGCATGGAGTTTTCCTGCTTAGAGATCTGAGAGGTTTCCTCCCAGATAGGCTTAGTCTAGCAACATGTTTCCTATTACGTTTGGTGGGAACAAGAATGAAATCATCAAATTCAGAGACGCCATCCTCGATACCATTATCAGATTCACTTTCAAGCACAGCAACTTCTTTGGATTGTGCATCTAAGGTATCTTTGGGTTGAGTATTGGTTAACATACTTCTAGCAGT from Panicum virgatum strain AP13 chromosome 9K, P.virgatum_v5, whole genome shotgun sequence encodes:
- the LOC120648472 gene encoding non-specific lipid transfer protein GPI-anchored 21-like gives rise to the protein MLRRHRMAAAAAAVTALLLAAAPASGQVATSCTASLITTFTPCLNFVTGSTNGGGSPTQQCCGSLAEMVRTGADCACLILTGNVPFSLPINRTLAISLTRLCGSMSVPLQCRDTATQIPAPGPVAFAPALPPLPPTPPESSVPGSPVDPTATSPAADSPPFPQRPVVVPSSAWRSSHVSMAAVTIVLSIAGFIFV